One window of the Etheostoma spectabile isolate EspeVRDwgs_2016 chromosome 16, UIUC_Espe_1.0, whole genome shotgun sequence genome contains the following:
- the zgc:73226 gene encoding BCL2/adenovirus E1B 19 kDa protein-interacting protein 3 isoform X2, protein MSLSGSQTPEDGLHGSWVELEELIAAVSRRESLTGPQDSISSTLQGELERILLEAQMECERSRDSPPQVGTPQSTGSPRPTSEQDSDCITIQEEAERRVDPDWVWDWSSRPENMPPKEFVFQHPKQQGSLSLRKTEVMKRGIFSSDVLLILVPSLLASHLLTLGVGIYIGKRLAASTTSTL, encoded by the exons ATGTCTCTGTCCGGCTCACAGACACCAGAGGACGGACTCCACG GCTCCTGGGTTGAGCTGGAGGAGCTGATCGCAGCCGTGAGCCGCAGGGAGAGTCTGACAGGGCCACAGGACAGCATCTCATCCACCCTGCAGGGGGAGCTGGAGAGGATCCTTCTGGAGGCACAGATGGAGTGTGAGAGGAGTAGAGACAG TCCTCCACAGGTGGGGACCCCACAGTCCACTGGTTCCCCAAGACCCACTAGCGAGCAAGACAGTGACTGTATCACTATACAG GAGGAAGCGGAGCGGCGAGTGGACCCCGACTGGGTGTGGGACTGGTCCAGTAGACCTGAAAACATGCCACCAAA AGAGTTTGTGTTTCAGCACCCGAAGCAGCAGGGCTCGCTCAGCTTGAGGAAGACAGAGGTGATGAAGAGAGGAATCTTCTCTTCCGACGTTCTCCTCATCCTTGTTCCCTCTCTGCTGGCTTCACACCTGCTCACACTTGGAGTCGG GATCTACATAGGAAAGCGATTGGCTGCTTCTACAACCAGCACACTGTGA
- the thbs4b gene encoding thrombospondin-4-B — MGVWAALILALQLLLKLSLRVKAQALVYDLLTSPDCLPDLLQGGLAEQGVNEAFILTSFKLQPKTGTTVFTLYNPRDNSKYFEFTVMGKLNRAVLRYLRSDKRTSSVTFNNLVLADGQQHRLLFHLKGMQQQGPGGVELHLDCRLVETVRDLPAAFQGLPAGYGLVELKTMQAREQETLDELKLVVGDTFENVASLQDCHLQQRDSVQTLGVNTKQLSNQMLELTKVINELRDVLIQQVKETSFLRNTISECQACGLGGTEVVKPKCAPGVCFREDMCIETAEGVECGPCPDGYTGDGFNCDDVNECQFNPCFPGVKCVNTAPGFRCDACPLGYTGLTVEGVGILFAQTNKQVCDDIDECKGPNNGGCTANSICHNSVGSFYCGSCKSGFTGDPVKGCKPEISCGNSLTNPCDINAQCIAERDGSIHCQCGIGWAGNGYLCGKDTDIDGYPDDKLKCKDSSCKKDNCIFVPNSGQEDSDRDGQGDACDDDADGDGILNEQDNCWLKANVDQRNSDKDSHGDACDNCRTVENPDQKDTDSDGKGDACDDDMDGDGLKNFLDNCQLVQNRDQLDRDGDGVGDACDSCPDIPNPNQSDIDNDLVGDSCDTNQDSDGDGHQDTKDNCPFVINSSQLDTDKDGQGDECDDDDDNDGIPDTIPPGPDNCRLVPNPDQIDDNDDGVGDLCESDFDQDKVIDRIDNCPENAEVTLTDFRAYQTVVLDPEGDAQIDPNWVVLNQGMEIVQTMNSDPGLAVGYTAFSGVDFEGTFHVNTVTDDDYAGFIFGYQDSSSFYVVMWKQTEQTYWQATPFRAVAEPGIQLKAVKSRSGPGEHLRNSLWHTGDTNDQVRLLWKDPRNVGWKDKVSYRWYLQHRPQVGYIRARFYEGTELVADSGVTIDTTMRGGRLGVFCFSQENIIWSNLKYRCNDTIPEDFQEFSTQHGVDSL, encoded by the exons ATGGGTGTGTGGGCAGCTCTGATTCTGGCCTTGCAGCTGCTATTAAAATTGAGCTTACGCGTGAAGGCCCAGGCTTTAG TCTATGATCTGCTCACCTCGCCTGATTGCCTGCCAGACCTGCTGCAGGGAGGTCTGGCTGAGCAAGGGGTGAATGAGGCTTTCATCCTAACCTCCTTCAAGTTGCAGCCCAAGACCGGAACCACGGTGTTTACCCTGTACAACCCCAGGGACAACAGCAAATACTTTGAATTCACTGTGATGGGGAAGCTTAATAGAG CTGTGTTACGCTACTTGCGGAGTGACAAGAGGACGAGCTCAGTAACCTTCAACAACCTGGTGCTGGCAGACGGCCAACAACACAGACTGTTGTTCCACCTGAAGGGGATGCAACAGCAGGGGCCGGGCGGGGTCGAGCTGCATCTGGACTGCAGGCTGGTGGAGACGGTCCGGGATCTCCCTGCTGCTTTCCAGGGTTTGCCAGCAGGCTATGGTCTGGTGGAGCTAAAGACCATGCAAGCCAGAGAGCAG GAGACTTTAGATGAGCTCAAGTTGGTGGTTGGGGACACATTTGAGAATGTTGCTTCATTACAAGACTGCCATCTCCAACAAAGAGACTCTGTCCAAACTCTGG GGGTCAACACGAAGCAGCTGtccaatcaaatgctggagttaacCAAGGTGATAAATGAGCTGAGAGACGTCCTCATTCAGCAG GTCAAAGAGACCTCCTTTCTAAGAAACACCATCTCAGAGTGTCAGGCCTGCG GTCTAGGTGGTACTGAGGTGGTGAAACCAAAGTGTGCCCCAGGTGTCTGTTTCCGTGAAGATATGTGCATAGAGACAGCGGAAGGTGTTGAATGTGGACCTTGTCCTGATGGGTACACCGGGGATGGTTTCAACTGTGATGATGTGAATGAG TGCCAGTTTAACCCCTGTTTCCCTGGAGTGAAGTGTGTAAACACTGCCCCAGGTTTCCGCTGTGACGCCTGTCCACTGGGCTACACCGGCCTAACAGTGGAGGGTGTGGGCATTTTGTTCGCCCAGACCAACAAACAG GTCTGTGACGACATTGACGAATGCAAAGGACCCAACAATGGAGGCTGCACTGCAAACTCAATATGTCATAACTCTGTG GGCTCTTTCTACTGCGGAAGCTGTAAGTCAGGTTTCACAGGAGATCCGGTCAAAGGCTGTAAGCCAGAGATCAGCTGCGGCAATAGCCTGACCAACCCCTGCGATATCAACGCCCAGTGTATAGCAGAGAGGGACGGGTCAATCCATTGTCAG TGTGGAATTGGCTGGGCTGGTAACGGATACTTGTGTGGGAAGGATACCGACATTGACGGATACCCAGATGACAAACTCAAATGCAAAGATTCGAGCTGTAAAAAG GATAACTGCATCTTCGTTCCTAACTCCGGTCAAGAGGATTCCGACAGGGATGGTCAGGGAGACGCCTGTGATGACGATGCAGACGGTGACGGTATACTAAACGAACAG gaCAACTGCTGGTTGAAGGCCAACGTGGACCAGAGGAACAGTGATAAGGACAGCCACGGTGACGCCTGTGATAACTGTCGCACTGTGGAGAACCCTGACCAGAAGGACACCGACAGCGACGGCAAAGGGGACGCCTGTGATGACGACATGGATGGAGACG GCCTGAAGAACTTTCTGGACAACTGCCAGCTTGTCCAAAACAGAGACCAGCTGGACCGGGACGGAGACGGAGTGGGAGACGCCTGTGACAGCTGCCCCGACATCCCCAACCCAAACCAG TCTGATATTGACAATGACCTGGTTGGAGACTCCTGTGACACAAATCAAGACAG TGATGGCGACGGTCACCAGGACACCAAGGATAATTGCCCGTTCGTGATAAATAGCTCCCAGCTGGACACGGACAAAGACGGGCAGGGTGACGAATGTGACGATGACGACGACAACGATGGGATCCCCGACACCATACCACCGGGACCAGACAACTGTCGGCTGGTACCAAACCCTGACCAGATTGACGACAATG ATGATGGAGTTGGAGACTTGTGCGAGTCTGACTTTGACCAGGACAAAGTGATTGACAGGATCGACAACTGTCCTGAGAATGCTGAGGTTACCTTGACTGACTTCAGGGCTTATCAAACGGTGGTGCTGGACCCTGAGGGCGACGCCCAGATTGACCCCAACTGGGTCGTTTTGAACCAG GGAATGGAAATTGTTCAGACCATGAACAGTGACCCAGGACTGGCTGTTG GTTACACTGCTTTCAGCGGAGTGGACTTTGAGGGCACATTTCACGTGAATACAGTGACTGACGATGACTACGCTGGCTTCATCTTTGGCTACCAGGATTCGTCCTCCTTCTACGTGGTGATGTGGAAGCAGACTGAGCAGACCTACTGGCAGGCAACACCCTTCAGAGCTGTGGCCGAGCCCGGCATCCAGCTTAAG GCTGTGAAGTCTAGATCGGGCCCCGGGGAGCACTTGAGAAACTCACTGTGGCACACGGGAGACACCAACGACCAGGTGCGTCTGCTGTGGAAGGACCCGAGAAATGTAGGCTGGAAGGACAAGGTGTCCTACCGTTGGTACCTGCAGCACCGTCCACAAGTTGGATACATCAG GGCGCGGTTTTATGAAGGAACTGAGCTGGTGGCAGACTCTGGTGTAACTATTGACACGACAATGAGGGGAGGACGACTTGGTGTGTTCTGTTTCTCTCAAGAAAATATCATCTGGTCCAATTTGAAATATCGCTGCAATG ACACCATCCCAGAGGATTTCCAGGAGTTCAGCACTCAGCATGGTGTTGACTCACTCTAA
- the zgc:73226 gene encoding BCL2/adenovirus E1B 19 kDa protein-interacting protein 3 isoform X1 — protein sequence MVVHGPAGHLFCCYIMTCSWVELEELIAAVSRRESLTGPQDSISSTLQGELERILLEAQMECERSRDSPPQVGTPQSTGSPRPTSEQDSDCITIQEEAERRVDPDWVWDWSSRPENMPPKEFVFQHPKQQGSLSLRKTEVMKRGIFSSDVLLILVPSLLASHLLTLGVGIYIGKRLAASTTSTL from the exons ATGGTGGTACATGGACCAGCAGgccatttgttttgctgttatatCATGACGT GCTCCTGGGTTGAGCTGGAGGAGCTGATCGCAGCCGTGAGCCGCAGGGAGAGTCTGACAGGGCCACAGGACAGCATCTCATCCACCCTGCAGGGGGAGCTGGAGAGGATCCTTCTGGAGGCACAGATGGAGTGTGAGAGGAGTAGAGACAG TCCTCCACAGGTGGGGACCCCACAGTCCACTGGTTCCCCAAGACCCACTAGCGAGCAAGACAGTGACTGTATCACTATACAG GAGGAAGCGGAGCGGCGAGTGGACCCCGACTGGGTGTGGGACTGGTCCAGTAGACCTGAAAACATGCCACCAAA AGAGTTTGTGTTTCAGCACCCGAAGCAGCAGGGCTCGCTCAGCTTGAGGAAGACAGAGGTGATGAAGAGAGGAATCTTCTCTTCCGACGTTCTCCTCATCCTTGTTCCCTCTCTGCTGGCTTCACACCTGCTCACACTTGGAGTCGG GATCTACATAGGAAAGCGATTGGCTGCTTCTACAACCAGCACACTGTGA